From Halostagnicola kamekurae, the proteins below share one genomic window:
- a CDS encoding cation:proton antiporter subunit C translates to MIEILTTRYAYALMFVLLGIGLYMMIAHENLVKKLIGVNLFQSAIFLFFVSMAYVDGGSSPIVPPHPTEGELFVASPLPQVIVLTAIVVGIALTAVGLALIIRIYSEYGTLREDTLREVRSDE, encoded by the coding sequence ATGATTGAGATACTCACCACACGCTACGCGTACGCGCTCATGTTCGTTCTACTCGGAATTGGGCTCTACATGATGATCGCACACGAAAACCTCGTCAAGAAGCTGATCGGCGTCAACCTCTTTCAGTCGGCGATCTTCCTGTTTTTCGTCTCGATGGCCTACGTCGACGGTGGCTCCTCGCCAATCGTTCCTCCCCATCCGACCGAAGGGGAACTCTTCGTCGCGAGTCCGCTCCCGCAGGTGATCGTCCTCACGGCGATCGTCGTCGGAATCGCGCTCACCGCGGTCGGTCTCGCGTTGATCATCCGGATCTATTCGGAGTACGGGACGCTCCGAGAGGACACGCTTCGGGAGGTGCGCTCCGATGAGTAG
- a CDS encoding MnhB domain-containing protein: MADRYDDRYTESQVILTTVKIISPFTLTYGMFMALHGADSPGGGFQGGAIVGVTILMIAFAFGIEPTRQWLSNSAIVGLVVGGVAIFFSIGAVTMVLGGKFLEYGRFESALGIPNGGKWAMEAIEIGGITLIVAGVVITLFFATAAGFTPERKAENSQEVTEDD, translated from the coding sequence ATGGCGGACCGATACGACGACAGGTACACGGAGAGTCAGGTGATTTTGACGACGGTTAAGATCATCTCGCCGTTTACGCTCACGTACGGCATGTTCATGGCACTGCACGGTGCCGACAGCCCCGGCGGCGGATTTCAGGGCGGCGCGATCGTCGGGGTGACGATTCTGATGATCGCGTTCGCGTTCGGCATCGAACCGACCCGACAGTGGCTCAGTAATTCGGCTATCGTCGGGTTAGTCGTCGGCGGTGTCGCGATTTTCTTCTCCATCGGCGCTGTGACGATGGTGCTCGGCGGCAAATTCCTCGAGTACGGGCGCTTCGAGTCCGCACTCGGGATTCCCAACGGCGGCAAGTGGGCGATGGAGGCCATCGAGATCGGCGGGATCACGCTGATCGTCGCGGGGGTCGTCATCACGCTGTTCTTCGCGACGGCTGCGGGATTCACCCCCGAACGCAAGGCCGAGAACTCACAGGAGGTCACTGAGGATGATTGA
- a CDS encoding DUF4040 domain-containing protein, which yields MSAIAYTLALFILATAVATAIVRDVLSTIIVFAAYSLGMAILYTLLLAPDVAMTEAAIGAGVTTILLLLTIARTSRPSTDRLFERVDVPAVFVVGAFVLVLLVAVLPEMYPIGFEDAPAWATEEVSQHYIEHAYEQTGVENTVTAVLAAYRGFDTFGEAVVVFSAGIAVLLVLKREVFV from the coding sequence ATGAGTGCGATCGCGTACACGCTCGCGCTTTTCATCCTCGCGACTGCCGTCGCGACGGCGATCGTCCGCGACGTCCTTTCGACGATCATCGTCTTTGCCGCCTACAGCCTCGGAATGGCGATTCTGTACACGCTCTTGCTCGCACCGGACGTCGCGATGACCGAGGCGGCGATCGGGGCCGGAGTGACGACGATTCTGCTGTTGTTGACGATCGCACGGACGTCGCGGCCGTCGACCGATCGACTATTCGAACGGGTCGACGTTCCGGCGGTGTTCGTCGTCGGCGCGTTCGTCCTCGTCTTGCTGGTCGCCGTCTTGCCCGAAATGTACCCGATCGGGTTCGAGGACGCCCCCGCCTGGGCGACGGAGGAGGTTTCCCAGCACTATATCGAACACGCGTACGAACAGACGGGCGTCGAAAACACCGTCACGGCCGTCCTCGCCGCGTACCGTGGCTTCGATACCTTCGGGGAGGCGGTCGTCGTCTTCTCGGCCGGCATCGCCGTCCTGCTGGTCCTCAAACGGGAGGTGTTCGTCTGA
- the mnhG gene encoding monovalent cation/H(+) antiporter subunit G yields the protein MSALAAVLSDLRFAAIVVLLALGVFFTFVSTVGVLRLPDLFARTHTASQTDTLGAGLTLAGVALALGWQDTTAYTVLLLFFVFITNPTAAHAIARSAAETGATPWETTDEQTDGDEK from the coding sequence GTGAGCGCCCTCGCGGCGGTCCTTTCGGATCTTCGGTTCGCCGCCATCGTCGTTCTGCTAGCTCTCGGAGTCTTCTTTACGTTCGTTTCGACGGTCGGCGTGCTCCGCTTGCCTGATTTATTCGCGCGGACGCACACGGCCTCCCAGACCGACACGCTGGGTGCCGGACTGACGCTCGCTGGCGTCGCACTGGCGTTGGGCTGGCAAGACACGACGGCGTACACCGTCCTGCTGTTGTTCTTCGTGTTCATCACGAATCCGACGGCGGCTCACGCGATCGCTCGATCCGCCGCCGAAACGGGTGCAACGCCGTGGGAAACGACCGACGAGCAAACCGACGGTGATGAGAAATGA
- a CDS encoding cation:proton antiporter, whose protein sequence is MTGELLSHIFIAAAVSFVVLAIALFYRAVVGPTTQDRLLAVNVIGTNTVVILALLSVGLDQEWFLDVALIYALLNFLMAIAISKFTVERGGVL, encoded by the coding sequence ATGACTGGCGAACTCCTGAGTCACATCTTCATCGCCGCTGCGGTATCGTTCGTCGTTCTCGCGATCGCGCTTTTCTATCGCGCGGTTGTCGGTCCGACGACGCAGGATCGGCTGCTGGCCGTGAACGTCATCGGAACGAATACGGTCGTCATCCTCGCACTGCTTTCGGTCGGACTCGACCAGGAGTGGTTCCTCGACGTGGCGTTGATCTACGCGCTGCTTAACTTCCTGATGGCGATTGCCATCTCTAAGTTCACGGTCGAACGGGGTGGCGTCCTGTGA
- a CDS encoding monovalent cation/H+ antiporter subunit E — translation MAANGILVPLSDTVTVRQTVGYAVQSALEDADELDCHLVVALPQEGDSPTGETELEEAERLLERAESWANEDAGSDDVTVETSVLGADEYLFGPREYAEAFAAYADEHGLETIVLDPEYRPGVTAPMLQPLERELSNVGLEYDEAPVERPAEHERLVGQESFDRMFALFWISYGFYLVLGDPTYWFDLLTGAAVAAIVSVTLSSVTFTVAPDRIQSPLRTVRFVLYVPYLAYEIVKANLAISAVILRPSMPIEPTLTRLDARVGGGLPLLALANSITLTPGTLTVRANDQRLLVHTLIPSAREDLFDGGLERAVRFVFYGRDSASIPTPEERDDAEIVGGDEL, via the coding sequence GTGGCGGCTAACGGGATCCTCGTCCCGCTGTCGGACACCGTCACGGTCCGCCAGACGGTCGGGTACGCGGTTCAATCCGCCCTCGAGGACGCCGACGAACTCGATTGTCATCTGGTCGTCGCGCTCCCGCAAGAGGGTGATAGCCCAACGGGCGAGACGGAACTCGAGGAAGCCGAACGCCTCCTCGAGCGGGCCGAAAGCTGGGCCAACGAGGACGCTGGAAGCGACGACGTGACGGTCGAAACGAGCGTCCTTGGTGCGGACGAGTACCTCTTTGGACCCCGGGAGTACGCTGAAGCGTTCGCGGCCTACGCGGACGAACACGGGCTCGAGACTATTGTCCTCGATCCGGAGTACCGTCCCGGCGTCACCGCGCCGATGCTCCAGCCCCTCGAGCGCGAGCTCTCGAACGTCGGGCTCGAGTACGACGAAGCCCCAGTCGAGCGGCCCGCCGAACACGAGCGCCTCGTCGGACAGGAGAGCTTCGACCGGATGTTCGCGCTGTTTTGGATCTCCTATGGCTTTTATCTCGTCCTCGGCGATCCGACGTACTGGTTCGACCTTCTCACGGGGGCAGCGGTCGCCGCCATCGTGTCGGTCACGCTCTCGAGTGTGACCTTTACCGTCGCGCCGGACCGGATTCAGTCGCCGCTTCGAACGGTCCGGTTCGTGCTCTACGTGCCGTATCTCGCGTACGAAATCGTCAAAGCGAATCTGGCGATTTCGGCCGTCATCTTGCGGCCGTCGATGCCGATCGAACCGACGCTAACGCGCCTCGATGCTCGCGTCGGAGGCGGACTGCCGCTGCTGGCGCTGGCAAACAGCATCACGCTTACGCCGGGAACGCTCACGGTCAGAGCGAACGACCAGCGGTTGCTCGTCCACACGCTCATCCCGAGCGCTCGCGAGGACCTCTTCGACGGCGGTCTCGAGCGCGCGGTTCGGTTCGTGTTCTACGGCCGGGACTCGGCGTCGATTCCGACGCCCGAAGAGCGCGACGACGCCGAGATCGTCGGCGGTGATGAGCTATGA
- a CDS encoding quinone-dependent dihydroorotate dehydrogenase produces MSIYSRIRPLAFRLPAETAHELGKGLLRTAQSTRPTKAGLAAVYQYENPTLEIERFGTRFPNPVGVAAGFDKNAEVTHALSALGFGFVEIGTVTPYPQQGNRRPRLFRLREDEAMVNRMGFNGYGMDHVKEQLQRDGLPPVPIGVNVGKMNTSSQREAIEDYRRVFDRLSPFADYVVVNVSCPNTPEEFDESSPEHLREIFETLEDENERDVPILVKIGPDSPTESVLELVDIVEGLGVDGIVATNTTTERDGLESPNREEWGGLSGAPLEDRSTEVIRTIAGHTDLPIVGVGGVDSAESAYEKIRAGASLVQLYTGFVYNGPATAREINRGLVELLTRDGFRSVEEAIGADLE; encoded by the coding sequence ATGAGCATCTACTCGAGGATCCGGCCACTGGCGTTCAGACTCCCGGCCGAGACAGCCCACGAACTCGGGAAAGGACTGCTCCGGACGGCACAGTCGACCCGACCGACGAAGGCCGGGTTGGCCGCCGTCTACCAGTACGAGAACCCGACCCTCGAGATCGAGCGGTTCGGCACGCGATTCCCGAATCCGGTCGGTGTCGCGGCGGGATTCGACAAGAACGCCGAGGTGACACACGCCCTCTCGGCGCTCGGATTCGGGTTCGTCGAGATCGGAACCGTCACGCCGTACCCACAGCAGGGGAATCGACGACCGCGCCTGTTCCGACTTCGCGAGGACGAGGCGATGGTCAACCGAATGGGGTTCAACGGCTACGGCATGGACCACGTCAAAGAGCAACTCCAGCGCGACGGGCTACCGCCGGTCCCGATCGGGGTGAACGTCGGCAAGATGAACACCTCGAGCCAGCGGGAGGCGATCGAAGACTACCGCCGCGTCTTCGATCGCCTGTCGCCGTTCGCCGACTACGTCGTCGTCAACGTCTCGTGTCCGAACACGCCCGAGGAGTTCGACGAATCCTCGCCGGAACACCTCCGCGAGATATTCGAAACCCTCGAGGACGAAAACGAGCGAGACGTGCCGATCTTGGTCAAGATCGGCCCCGACTCCCCCACCGAGTCGGTGCTCGAACTCGTCGACATCGTCGAGGGCCTCGGCGTCGACGGCATCGTCGCGACGAACACGACGACCGAGAGAGACGGCCTCGAGTCGCCCAACCGGGAGGAGTGGGGCGGGCTGAGTGGAGCGCCGCTCGAGGACCGATCGACCGAAGTAATCCGAACGATCGCCGGCCACACCGACCTCCCGATCGTCGGCGTCGGCGGCGTCGACTCCGCCGAAAGCGCCTACGAGAAGATCAGGGCCGGCGCGTCGCTGGTCCAACTGTACACCGGATTCGTCTACAACGGGCCGGCGACTGCCAGGGAGATCAACAGAGGCCTGGTCGAACTACTCACCCGCGACGGCTTTCGATCGGTCGAAGAAGCGATCGGCGCGGATCTCGAGTAA
- a CDS encoding HFX_2341 family transcriptional regulator domain-containing protein: protein MTPDTELRSIDEVHIAPLGYELDRIKDPVLEYDADVLHLLRDRHQKRLDYHEDLAETLTDHGVAVHFRQIDLGDMYDVLGEITTIAASYDDDIVRINVSSGPKLAAIGAALACMAADASGYHVHPESRSHPVVETPRTEGMKMAEQLPSYPIETPTEDQVRILNYVEETDDPAYTPKKSDLITFAEDAELDFMTKSAPANDKAKFALLNNRIISPLVENGYLQVESVGRSKQVSLTETGTNALRAFRHKL from the coding sequence ATGACACCTGATACGGAGCTTCGATCGATCGACGAGGTCCACATCGCCCCGCTCGGGTACGAGCTCGACCGGATCAAGGACCCGGTTCTCGAGTACGACGCCGACGTTCTGCACCTGCTTCGGGATAGACACCAGAAGCGACTGGACTACCACGAGGACCTAGCGGAGACACTCACGGACCACGGCGTTGCCGTCCACTTTCGGCAGATTGATCTCGGTGACATGTACGACGTGCTGGGTGAGATTACGACCATCGCGGCTAGCTACGACGACGACATCGTACGGATAAACGTCTCGAGCGGACCGAAGTTGGCCGCCATCGGGGCAGCGCTTGCGTGCATGGCGGCGGACGCGAGCGGATACCATGTCCATCCGGAATCTCGTTCACATCCCGTTGTCGAAACCCCCCGAACCGAAGGAATGAAAATGGCCGAACAGCTGCCCTCCTACCCCATCGAAACGCCGACCGAGGATCAGGTCCGGATCCTGAATTACGTCGAGGAAACCGACGACCCGGCCTACACGCCGAAAAAGAGCGATCTGATCACGTTCGCCGAGGACGCCGAACTCGACTTCATGACGAAATCGGCGCCCGCAAACGACAAGGCGAAGTTCGCCCTCTTGAACAACCGCATCATCTCCCCGCTGGTCGAAAACGGCTACCTGCAGGTCGAATCGGTCGGTCGCTCGAAACAGGTTTCGCTGACCGAGACCGGGACGAACGCCTTGCGGGCCTTCCGTCACAAGTTGTAG
- a CDS encoding ArsR/SmtB family transcription factor, whose protein sequence is MQTMETQEPDVDVEAALSLFGDEYAMDILETLKENPSTAAQLRERCDGSKVTIYRRLNSLEDAGLIGSRLKVRCGGNHCKLYYPAVERVTIAITDDGFDTEVHGRNDRPHES, encoded by the coding sequence ATGCAGACGATGGAAACACAGGAACCAGACGTCGACGTCGAAGCCGCCCTCTCGCTGTTCGGCGACGAATACGCGATGGACATCCTCGAGACGCTCAAAGAGAACCCATCGACGGCGGCCCAGCTCCGGGAGCGCTGTGACGGGTCGAAGGTGACGATCTACCGACGGCTCAACAGCCTCGAGGACGCGGGCCTCATCGGGTCCCGGCTGAAGGTACGGTGTGGCGGGAACCACTGCAAGCTGTACTACCCGGCCGTCGAACGCGTCACGATCGCGATCACGGATGACGGGTTCGACACGGAGGTCCACGGTCGGAACGACCGGCCGCACGAATCGTAG
- a CDS encoding helix-turn-helix transcriptional regulator has product MERVLRRRRDLLEALRDNPSPKPEIVDRTAVSRSTVDRGITELVDRGCVRKVDSQFRLTETGRLALEARLEYERAIDQIQTAGPLLAEIDLESLSLEFLRGATVNVADPRRPWKVLDQSSALVDEATTMYGTGPAVFRKFYDDIDRSVENHGLTCELVIDEAVFESLDSAQREELRELLRRAEGTLLRTELTDSFAIWILEYADREYAGITVYSSGGFSGVIYNDAPNAVSWARTQYRKRKASAELLWDFR; this is encoded by the coding sequence ATGGAACGGGTACTGCGACGGCGGCGAGATTTGCTCGAGGCGCTACGCGACAATCCGTCCCCCAAGCCCGAGATCGTCGACAGAACCGCCGTTTCCCGGTCGACGGTCGATCGCGGCATTACGGAGCTCGTCGACCGGGGATGTGTCAGGAAGGTCGACTCCCAGTTTCGACTGACCGAGACGGGACGGCTGGCGCTCGAGGCCCGATTGGAGTACGAACGTGCAATCGATCAGATTCAGACTGCCGGCCCATTACTGGCGGAGATCGATCTCGAGTCGCTCTCGCTCGAGTTCCTCCGGGGGGCGACGGTCAACGTAGCAGATCCGCGGCGGCCGTGGAAGGTTCTCGATCAGAGCAGCGCCCTGGTCGACGAGGCGACGACGATGTACGGCACCGGCCCGGCGGTCTTTCGAAAATTCTACGACGACATCGACCGATCGGTCGAAAACCACGGTCTCACCTGTGAACTCGTTATCGACGAAGCCGTGTTCGAATCGCTGGACTCGGCACAACGCGAAGAGCTACGGGAACTGCTCCGACGCGCTGAGGGCACGTTGCTGCGGACCGAGCTGACCGATTCGTTCGCGATCTGGATTCTCGAGTACGCAGACAGGGAGTACGCAGGCATCACCGTCTACAGTTCGGGTGGGTTCAGCGGTGTGATCTACAACGACGCTCCAAACGCGGTTTCGTGGGCTCGAACGCAGTATCGAAAGCGGAAAGCATCCGCAGAACTCCTCTGGGACTTTCGGTAA
- a CDS encoding phosphatase PAP2 family protein yields MLAELVAQVLIVVSLMLAVFTTVCVGRERLRRTRREWPDRLRQSAPVVVIVIAVLLLNRIARPRIPPLSRAIDWNLTPLFYNIEGETVLWFQSFATPALTQYLSFVYIYGYAFMLIFPVIAYFALSDTRPFRELLSAYALNYVLGLILYLFVLAYGPRNLMPDAIGTALYQFNPQYMTLTSEVNHKTNVFPSLHTSLSATIALFAYRTRESYPIWFLVSVPLAVSVAVSTMYLGMHWAIDVVFGIILAIVTVKAADRFVGRWSLEEDFGIDLEAYENRLRSALGREKNSDDSGASTDQNQAMNTRTDTPSDTPHRDTTSNLEPQSHPDSGGKNGESD; encoded by the coding sequence GTGCTCGCCGAACTTGTCGCTCAGGTATTGATCGTGGTTTCGCTCATGCTCGCCGTCTTTACCACCGTCTGCGTCGGTCGCGAGCGCCTTCGACGAACCCGCCGAGAGTGGCCGGATAGATTGCGCCAGTCAGCACCCGTGGTTGTCATCGTTATCGCTGTGTTACTGCTCAATCGGATCGCGCGACCGCGGATCCCGCCCCTCTCGCGGGCGATCGACTGGAACTTGACCCCGCTTTTTTACAACATCGAGGGGGAGACTGTCCTTTGGTTCCAGTCGTTCGCGACGCCAGCGCTCACACAGTACCTTTCGTTCGTCTATATCTACGGCTATGCGTTTATGCTGATATTCCCGGTGATCGCGTACTTCGCGCTCTCGGATACGCGACCGTTCAGGGAACTGTTGTCCGCGTACGCGCTCAACTACGTTCTCGGGTTGATCCTCTACTTGTTCGTCTTGGCCTACGGACCACGAAACCTCATGCCGGATGCCATCGGAACTGCCTTGTATCAATTCAATCCGCAGTATATGACACTCACTAGCGAGGTCAACCACAAGACGAACGTCTTTCCGTCGTTGCACACGTCTCTCTCTGCGACCATCGCCTTGTTCGCGTACCGAACGAGAGAGTCCTATCCGATCTGGTTTCTCGTCTCGGTTCCGCTGGCAGTGAGCGTCGCGGTCTCGACGATGTACCTCGGTATGCACTGGGCCATCGACGTCGTTTTCGGAATCATTCTGGCTATCGTCACGGTCAAAGCCGCAGATCGATTCGTCGGCCGATGGTCGCTCGAGGAGGACTTCGGTATCGACCTCGAAGCCTACGAGAATCGGCTTCGATCGGCTCTCGGGAGGGAAAAAAATTCAGACGACTCTGGAGCCAGTACGGATCAAAATCAGGCGATGAATACACGGACGGACACACCGAGCGACACGCCGCACCGTGATACGACATCGAATCTTGAGCCCCAGTCCCACCCCGATTCGGGCGGGAAAAACGGCGAAAGCGACTGA
- a CDS encoding ABC transporter substrate-binding protein: protein MVAGAVGGTAIRRVLTNDSPEQMSVTILTLPADNDRRSSQIARTFEKNLSAVGINATIEPRSRSQLLRAVLLEHDFDCFVASRHGGSDPDYLYELFHSTYDPEAGWQNPYGFTNLEVDDLLERQRSMDGDERTEAITDLLTRIAQAHPIVPICRTDDRRVVRTDRFDGWSEHPLGRKLGYLGLEPIEHEWDDGEDVILRGIITDTRPTRNLNPLAATQRDQGTIIDLLYDSLAVPNGGSFRPWLAESWEWDESTATVTIRPDCQFHDGQPVTSQDIEFTYEFFADTSLGDEQGVRSPAPRHRGLIDIVESTSVLDGQTVEIEVDAHADVAERALTIPILPRHVWKPEVETRLENGQNPIQGTWSIVSEDGISTIGSGPYAFVEREQRERLRLERFDRHFTTRDTVDFPEPSADEIRFEVALNSGLVLRGLSGESATQPRDMTAMPMAISEIGEITDDALELVEPQSWQFYHIGFNVRNAPFSNPNFRKVVAGLIDREMIVSDVFGGYATPIVTPVTDEWTPKELEWDGTAPYAPFFRKSDETRSEGSDTLDVEQAKRAFEGYGFQYSDDRERLVR from the coding sequence GTGGTAGCCGGTGCAGTCGGCGGCACTGCGATACGCCGAGTACTCACGAACGATTCGCCCGAGCAGATGTCCGTAACGATTCTCACGCTGCCGGCGGATAACGATCGGCGGAGCAGTCAGATTGCTCGCACCTTCGAAAAAAACCTCAGTGCGGTCGGGATCAATGCCACGATCGAACCGCGATCTCGATCCCAACTGCTCCGCGCAGTCTTACTCGAGCACGACTTCGATTGTTTTGTCGCCAGCCGACACGGTGGTTCAGATCCGGACTATCTGTACGAACTATTCCACTCGACGTACGATCCGGAAGCGGGTTGGCAAAACCCCTACGGGTTTACGAACCTCGAAGTCGACGACTTGCTCGAACGACAGCGTTCGATGGACGGCGACGAACGAACGGAGGCGATCACCGACCTCCTCACCCGGATCGCACAGGCCCACCCGATTGTTCCGATCTGCCGGACAGACGACCGCAGAGTCGTCAGAACCGATCGATTCGACGGTTGGAGTGAGCACCCGCTCGGCCGGAAACTGGGCTATCTCGGACTCGAGCCGATCGAACACGAATGGGACGATGGAGAGGACGTAATCCTGCGGGGGATTATCACTGATACCCGACCGACGCGGAATCTCAACCCGCTCGCTGCAACCCAACGCGATCAGGGGACGATAATCGATCTGCTGTACGATTCGCTGGCGGTTCCGAACGGGGGGTCGTTCCGTCCGTGGCTCGCCGAATCGTGGGAGTGGGACGAATCGACCGCGACCGTCACTATCCGGCCTGACTGTCAGTTTCACGACGGACAACCGGTCACCTCACAGGATATCGAGTTCACCTACGAATTCTTTGCGGACACATCGCTCGGAGACGAACAGGGTGTTCGATCGCCGGCACCCAGACATCGCGGACTGATCGACATCGTCGAGAGCACCAGCGTCCTCGACGGACAGACCGTCGAGATCGAAGTCGATGCACACGCCGATGTCGCAGAACGCGCGCTCACGATCCCGATCCTTCCGAGACACGTCTGGAAGCCTGAAGTCGAGACGCGCCTCGAGAACGGTCAAAACCCCATTCAGGGCACCTGGAGTATAGTGAGTGAGGATGGAATCTCAACGATTGGTAGCGGCCCGTATGCCTTCGTCGAACGGGAACAGCGCGAGCGGCTCCGACTCGAGCGGTTTGACCGACACTTCACGACCCGCGATACCGTCGATTTCCCGGAGCCGTCCGCCGACGAGATCCGTTTCGAAGTAGCACTCAACAGCGGGCTAGTCCTGAGGGGCCTCAGTGGTGAAAGCGCAACCCAACCCAGGGATATGACGGCGATGCCGATGGCAATCTCTGAGATCGGCGAGATCACCGACGACGCCCTCGAGCTCGTCGAACCGCAGTCGTGGCAGTTCTATCACATCGGGTTCAACGTCCGGAATGCCCCCTTCAGCAATCCGAACTTCCGGAAAGTCGTTGCAGGTTTGATCGACCGGGAGATGATCGTTTCTGACGTGTTTGGCGGATACGCCACACCGATCGTCACTCCGGTTACGGACGAGTGGACACCCAAGGAACTCGAGTGGGACGGAACCGCGCCCTACGCGCCCTTTTTCCGCAAGAGTGATGAAACAAGGTCCGAAGGATCGGATACACTCGATGTCGAACAGGCAAAACGAGCCTTCGAAGGCTATGGCTTTCAGTACAGCGACGACCGCGAACGCCTGGTGAGATAG
- a CDS encoding 2,5-diamino-6-(ribosylamino)-4(3H)-pyrimidinone 5'-phosphate reductase, which translates to MNVVVNAAMSADGKLSSRRREQVTISGSEDFERVDRLRADSDAVVVGIGTVLADDPRLTVKDRDRRERRLENGEPANPARVVVDSNARTPPDARIVDEQAETYLCVSENAPVERRMNLSDRATLVTAGEKRVDLLRAFAMLQQNGLERLMVEGGGELIFSLLENGLVDELTVFVGPQIIGGRDAPTLADGDGFVENFPELSLEELEKVDDGVLLRWTVQY; encoded by the coding sequence ATGAACGTCGTCGTCAACGCCGCGATGAGCGCGGACGGAAAGCTGTCCTCGAGACGCCGCGAGCAGGTCACCATCAGCGGGAGCGAGGACTTCGAACGCGTCGACCGGCTCCGGGCCGACAGCGACGCCGTCGTCGTGGGTATCGGAACGGTGCTGGCCGACGATCCGCGCCTCACAGTCAAAGACCGCGACCGGCGTGAACGCCGACTCGAGAACGGCGAGCCGGCGAATCCCGCGCGCGTCGTGGTCGATTCGAACGCCCGAACCCCGCCGGACGCGCGGATCGTCGACGAGCAGGCGGAGACGTACCTCTGTGTCAGCGAGAACGCCCCGGTCGAACGGCGGATGAACCTCTCCGATCGAGCGACGCTGGTCACCGCGGGGGAAAAACGAGTCGACCTGCTGCGGGCGTTCGCAATGCTCCAGCAAAACGGGCTCGAGCGACTGATGGTCGAGGGCGGCGGCGAACTCATCTTCTCCCTGCTGGAAAACGGTCTGGTCGACGAACTGACCGTCTTCGTCGGTCCACAGATCATCGGCGGACGCGACGCCCCGACGCTCGCCGACGGCGACGGGTTCGTCGAGAACTTTCCCGAACTCTCACTCGAGGAACTCGAGAAGGTGGACGACGGCGTGTTACTGCGTTGGACGGTCCAGTACTGA
- the msrA gene encoding peptide-methionine (S)-S-oxide reductase MsrA encodes MARATFGGGCFWCVEAAFEQLEGVESATSGYAGGDTENPSYREVCTGRTGHAEVVQLEYDPGTVGYDTLLEVFFTIHNPTTRDREGPDVGSQYRSAIYAHDEDQLERAKAFVEALEAEEAYEDPIVTEIEPLETFYEAEQKHQNYFEKNPNDAYCSMHAAPKMEKVRERFEKQSA; translated from the coding sequence ATGGCCCGAGCGACTTTCGGCGGCGGTTGTTTCTGGTGTGTCGAGGCGGCGTTCGAACAACTCGAGGGCGTCGAATCGGCGACGTCAGGCTACGCCGGTGGCGATACCGAGAACCCCTCCTACCGGGAGGTATGTACCGGACGGACCGGACACGCCGAAGTCGTCCAACTGGAGTACGATCCGGGGACCGTCGGCTACGACACGCTACTGGAGGTGTTCTTTACGATCCACAATCCGACGACTCGCGACAGGGAAGGACCCGACGTCGGCTCGCAGTACCGGTCCGCGATTTACGCCCACGACGAGGATCAACTCGAGCGCGCGAAGGCGTTCGTCGAGGCACTCGAGGCCGAGGAGGCCTACGAGGACCCCATCGTAACGGAGATCGAACCGCTGGAGACGTTCTACGAAGCAGAGCAAAAACATCAGAACTACTTCGAGAAGAACCCGAACGACGCGTACTGTTCGATGCACGCCGCGCCCAAAATGGAGAAGGTTCGCGAGCGGTTCGAGAAACAGAGCGCGTGA